The Bos taurus isolate L1 Dominette 01449 registration number 42190680 breed Hereford chromosome 18, ARS-UCD2.0, whole genome shotgun sequence nucleotide sequence caggcttcccaggtggctcagtgataaagaatacacctgccaatgtaggagactcaagttccatctttgggtcaggaagatcccctggagaaggaaatggcaactcattccattatttttccctggaaaattccatagacagaagagcccagtgggttacagtccatggggtcacaaaagtctgACATGACACAGCAACTAAGCAACAGCAGCGGGGCCTCTCTCTGGAATCACAGTTTGCCAGGAATAAAGGGGAAGAGAGGCAGATGCTTACTGGTGGCGGAACCAGCAGCATGCTGTAGCAGAGTCATGAAAGCATCTATAGTAAGTGTTGGGTTGGCCAACCGGTTGGTTCAGGTTTTCCTGTGACATCTTATGGAAGAACCCGAATGACTTTTTTGGGCAACCAAATACTTAGCATGGTCAGAACCTAGGAAGCTGTGTTTGAGATTCAGGATGGGAAAGGGACAGAGTCTGAAGCCAGACCTCCTGGGCAGTTGGATGGAGCCGGTGATAGCACTGACAGCCCTTTCTGCAGCCCGGGTGCCAGTTCTCAGATAGCCATCAGAGAACCTAAAGACCATGTTCCAGTTAATTCCCTTTGCTCAGTTTTTCCTGAGGCTTATTTAGAATCTCACCCCCTATACGGATGTGGCCCAGCCTTGGAGAGGTCACTTTGGATCATCTCATCACTCCAGTTCTCCGAAGTTCTTATCACAGCTTAAATCTTGAGCTGATGGTAACCCTGATTTTTTCTCTGGTACAGTTTGCAATAGAAAAATGGAACAGTTGAACACTGGGTATAGAAATGTTGATTAGTAACTAAATATTATCAGTAGGGCTTTAAACAGTAATATCGGGGAGCAAGAGATCCAGACAAGTATTTGCTTCAGAGCCCACACCACTTCAGTATTGGTTTCTGCTCACTTAAAtgatctttccctttctctaggAAGGTACTGGGGAAACTTGAGAATGCAAATAAAATGATCTCTGAAATCTCTTCCCATTCTAGTATTAGATGACAGCATAGGGAACCCTAACAGGAGAGAAAGCTAGCAGGCAGACCACTTAAAACCTGTGTGACCGTGGCCACAAGCAGTGACACTGCGTCTCTGTTTCAGGTGTTTGGACTCGCGGCCTCGGTGTTCTGTATTGCCGATGGGGCACTTATTTACCGGAAGCTGCTGTTTAATCCAGGTGGTCCTTATCAGAAAACTGATGCTCATGACAAACTATGAGTTTTgtaaatttatattctttttagtcGATGCTAAAGTATTAAACATATCTCTTTTTCTAACACACACTTTCTGCAGTTCTCATTTTCATCTCAATATGGGAGCTGGAAGAAGAGATTTAGGAACTGTGCGCCCAGCGCTCACTGGCACTGTAACTTCCAAGGAAGCGCTGGGAATCCGGCCTGAATCGGATCGGATCCCTTTTCCTACTCCTGGGCCcaaggggttggggggtggggaggcagaaggagaaagcgCCCGGACGGCCCGAAATGGTCCCCAGAGCCCACTCCCCTCGGCTGGCTGGCAAGACGGAGGTGGCGGCATTGCGGGGATCTCGAGTTCCCCGGCGTCACATCCTGGTGGCTACGAGGGTGCCTGGGGGGCTGGGTTTATCCGCGGGGAGCCACAGCTGCGTGCGCCCGCGAGGGAGAGGCGGTGCGCAGCCGTTGGGGCGAGACGCTGGTTCCCAGGGAAGGGCTGGCCGCCGCCGTGCAAGGTTCAGAGCCACAGGGCCCGTCGGACACCACCAGGCCCAGGGGTCCACCATGGATGCTGAAAAGGAAAACCCACCTTCGAGGGCCTCGAAATCCGGGAGGCCTCCCGCGCGCTCTGTACGCATCGCAGAGGGGCCGCATCCCGAGCGCTCGAGTGGATCCACACTCTCCGAGCACGGCGTCAGCGCGGCGCCCTCAGCATACATACTCAAGCAGCCTTCAACCCCCGCGACCCTCAGCCAAGAAGAGAAGGAGGCCATCCAAAAGCGCGCTGAGGGCCGGGCCAAAGTCCCGCCCAAATTCAGGGACAGCATCAAGCGTTTTTTCTTCTCGCCCACAGGAGCCTTGAAGATCATTAGGCTGGTGAGCAGAGAGCGCTGGTGACCCACTGGGCGGATGCGAGGGTGGAGGCAGGCCGACTTCGGCCTCCGGGAATGAGTGATTCCCAGGGGTGCGCCACCTCGGGGGAAGCGGCCCTAATTCCCTCTGCCAGTCTTTACCTTTCTTCCCCCTCTCCCCTGACTCCTCCCACGCACTCAACCCTTGCTACTAAATTTGGCACgctacccacccacccccaatccctcactTTCCTATTTCTCAGGTTTTCCCTCACAAAGGGAATTAGGGAAGCAATGAAGATAACAGCAGGAAAGTGTAAGTTAGCAAACAAAACTAATAGAATTGACCAATAAAACGGATAAACCACTGGTCCATATAACAGGaaaaaggggggtggggtgggggaggacatGTATTTAAAGTTAGAAACCAGAAAGGGAAAATACTGTAAAAGGGGAAGGATTTACAGGATGCTGTAAACTGAAAGGATTCACAAGAGTTACTTTGCAAAACAAATATGAATAATTGGGTCAAAGAGTTGATTTTCTAGGAAAATATAAGTTACCAAAACTGATCCcagaatagagaaaaatcaaaacagacCAATATAAACACAGGGATGAAAATGAGTGTATCTTTCAAAAATGTATCAGGCCCagaagattgagagcaagagaagggggtgacaggatgagctggttggatggcatcaccaactcaatggacatgagtttgggcaaactctgggagatagtgaaggacagagaagcctggtgtgctgcacttcatgggatgcagagtcagacaggacttagcaactgaataacaacaactatCAGGCCTAGACTTTTTTGCAGGTTAACCCTTTCAAACCTTCATAGGATGCAATTCTGATATTATTCAAATGTTTTCAaggaatagagaaaaaagaaacacttctAAACTGTTTTTATAAAGTCAGTGTAACATTGATCTCAAACCTGACCaagttcagaaaaagaaaagtaaatattcaGTAGAAATCTTACTAGTATCAAAGCAACAATATTAGCATGTTAACAGAAAACATTCATTAGTACTTCTAAAAAACACATCATGAAGAAGAAACATACGGATAATTCGATATTAGGACTCTGTTAGACAAATCCACCAtaagtaaaaggagaaaaaattaagACACTCTATCAAAGAGGGTATAGaacacatttgacaaaattcaacattcatctCTGATTGCAAAAAAAGTGAgcaagggaagaagagagaataaaCCCCAAAATCAGTATCATATATATTAAACCTCAGAAGTATTCCCATTAAAATGCAAGATGTATtcccattaaaaacaaagaggATGCCCACTATCAATGCTGTTATTCAGTGTTTTGCTGGAAACACTAGTCGTCACAATCAGACAGGAAAAAGGAATAAGTAAGACtatttgaaaaggcaaaatatatcATTTCTTACAGCTGATCTGATCaaagatctaaaaataaaatcGACTGGGAAACACTCTAGAACACAATAATTTCTACTAACTCAGTAGAAATGAGCAAACAAgcacttagaagaaaatatttctctttacaacaACAATCAAGATGGTAAAATAtctaagattaaatgaaataaatttgaaagacctatacaaagaaaactaaaactcTACTGAGAGATATTTTAAAAGCCACTAAAATAACTGGAAAGACATACTTTGTTCTTGAAGGGTCAGACTAAATTTTGTAATCTTTCCATATTATAAGTTAAAGGAAATTCCAAATAAAATACCAACAGGCTTAGTTTGGGGAACTTGATCAAGacaaaaataagaaacataaaCAACCTGAGAATGAGTACTGAAAGGGGGTCCAAGTCAGACAAAAATACAACATGAAATAAGTTGCTTGTAATTTCAAAAGTACTAGAAAAGAAGTCAGCAACTCAATAGACGAAAAGAGTTTCAAAATCAAATACATATGATAATTTAGTATATGATAAAGTTGGATTTCAGATCAGTGGTGTTTCCCAACAAATGTTGGGATAATCAGCAAGGGTtcggaaaaaaagaaaagtgggacTTTAATCTCACTCTTTCTATCAAAATCAATATGTATTTACTTCACTTGGCCtgtatataggagaaggcaatggcaccccactccagtactcttgcctggaaaatcccatggacagaggagcctggtaggctgcagtccatggggtcgctaagagtcggacacgactgagcgacttgactttcacttttcaccctcatgcattggagaaggaaatggcaacccactccagtgctcttgcctggagaatcccagggacggcggagcctggtgggctgccgtctatggggtcacacagagtcggacacgactgaagcgacttagcagcagcagcagcaggcctgtaTATACACAGTTCTTTCTGGCATGAAATATACACAGTTAACAGTGATTACTTTTAAGGAGATACACTAGGGTTGGGAcaagggaggagaaagaagcttCTGTACTGTGTgcattttttatttgtgtgtattatttcatttctttaaaaacataaggAATTTTAAAACTAACATGTATGTGCCAAACAATACAGGCCGTTGCAATATAATCAGATTTGCGTTCTGACCATTTATGGTTttgctctgttttttgtttttttgttttttttaatagcacaTTTGCATTAAAACAaatcctgtttgtttgtttaccgCAGGGCCTTCTCATAGgggcattcatttttttcatcattGCCGAAGCCCCAGAGTCCTACATAGCAATCACCATTCTGGAAACCTGCATCGTTGTTTTTTTCATTCTAATATATATGCTAACCCTTCACCACTTGATGACTTATTTACATTGGCCCTTACTTGTAAGTGTTCCTTTTCATAATTTGCATATAAACTTTGCCCTCAGCCCCAGGGTAAAGGCTGTCCTCCACTGAGCACAATAGAGGGATCTCTCTTGGACGAGGACAAAACTGAGCTGTGACAGTGTTGCCCTAATCCCAGAGAAGAAGCTAGCCTAAGTCCAGAAAGATTCCTGGAACCCCTCTGTCTATAGTACAACCAATACACACACCTGCTTCCATCTGATTATGGCCGTGAACATGTGGTACTTTTCAGCTGGTCCTAAAGAAAATTTTACTTAGTATATTCAGTaatatccctttctcctctccgtgcatgctcagtcatgtcggactctttgcaacccccatgactatagcccaccaggctcctccggcaagaatactggagtgagtagccatttcctcctccaggggatcttcccgacccagggattgaacccgcgtgtctcttgcattggcaatctcattcttgaccactgtgccacctgggaagcccatattcagtAATATATTGCTTTATGAAATAGCACATGCTTGTCCTTCTTTTCAAACAGTGCCCTCTCTAACAAATTACAAACATCCCTCTTAAAAGCGTGTTTCTACAACATGGCAAAGTTTAGGAAACTGTCATGTGTGCTCTGAAAGATTGCAAGAGTCAACTTTTTCATGTGTGCTAAGGGTCCCTCTTCCCAAAGGAGTGCCATATAGTGGGGAATTCAGGAAGAGACATTGCATAGCCTTCTTCAGtagttttttcccccaaatctcaTCATTTTTACCAGCTGAGAAATTCCCGAAGATAATTCCTGAGGTCTCagaaaaatagtatttatttcaGAGCCTGAGGCTGTGCATCCTCACAGACTAGAGACGTAGCATGGTTTTGGTCCAAATACAGACACAGACCCAGTTCCTGGCGCTGCCACATTCCTAGCTGTGAAAAGTTTAGCCTCAAGTTTCCCCATCTAGGAAATTCAAGGAAGGGAAAGATGATGATAGAATGATGATGATAGAAACTGTCTAATAGGGTTCCTGTAAGTTTAAAGGTGGTTAAAGCAAAGATCACAAAAGGCTTGCCACAAAACCAAACATTCACTACAAAGCGTCCGTGGACCCCAGGAGGCAGTTGGGTGGCTTTTACCCTTTTATCCTCTGCACCTTGAACCATCCTAACTCAGAACGAGCTCACACCTCTTCCACATTCCACTTCGTTATGGTGCCTTTTTCTAACCATAAAGTAGGATTGGTTGTGTCGACTTAAAAAAATTGCACAACGTGTGAGttgtgagttaaattttatttggggccAAATAAGGGCTGCAGcttgggagacagcatctcaggtaGCTCTGAGAAACTACTCCAAAGAGGCAGGGGGGAAGGTCATGTGACTCTGGTGAAGGGGAAGTACATGccatcaagcacatatttttccagaCAGTTTCTATTAGTCTCATGACGCTTTTGCTAGTCACGAGGAAGAGTCGTCACTGTGAAGGATTTCAGTGCTTTTCCAGATATGAAGAGGAACAAGAATTGGATTCATataatcagctcctgaaaatatctatctgaggacctgtcctgccagtttttccctgAGTACAGagggcctcatttctgctctccaccctgaactccttccaggaggtgttgaaaatcagcagctgcatgatttaatccttgtagaggcagacggcaagtgccaatttgtagctgaTGGTTGCTATTGAATTGAAACTCAAAGTACTTTCTTCGAGTATCTGAGGGATTTTCTAAAAAGGCCGCTGAGCTCTCTCTGTCCAACAGAGTGCTGAGCAGCAGGAAGCAGAACAAGCAAACTGTGAGCAGTTTTAATTGGACACGTGGAAAAGCCTCTCAGTTATGGAGACCTATAACCATGGAGAGGTTTCTGAGGGGAAACGAaaatctctgtccatggaattttcaagaaCGGAAGGTAAAGTCATGGTTTTTGAGTAGATCCCACGTACCAGGTACTTCTTCATACAGATTGCcttatttcatcctcacaacaatccGGTGAGGTTGTGAtcaccgccccgccccccaccaccacctccactgcCCGCTTAACGGAtgagaaaattagattaaagagACCATTAATATGATCATTGCCCATGGTCATACGTAGGCACATGGAAACTCAGATTTgagcccaggtctgtctgactctaaAGCCCAGACTCTTTCCAGGCTTTATACCCTTATTGCCTTGTGCTGT carries:
- the LOC112442293 gene encoding CKLF-like MARVEL transmembrane domain-containing protein 1 isoform X2; the encoded protein is MDAEKENPPSRASKSGRPPARSVRIAEGPHPERSSGSTLSEHGVSAAPSAYILKQPSTPATLSQEEKEAIQKRAEGRAKVPPKFRDSIKRFFFSPTGALKIIRLGLLIGAFIFFIIAEAPESYIAITILETCIVVFFILIYMLTLHHLMTYLHWPLLDLINSFITAVFLLIVAILAIQEKERRHLFYIGGALCLTAATVCVIDATLVTKTMRNNLKKALGIKMITSGPLAPEPTPPTRTPTRGGPNAPTRATVKQRSQWQPSSKATSQRNPGGRL